One Nymphaea colorata isolate Beijing-Zhang1983 chromosome 12, ASM883128v2, whole genome shotgun sequence genomic window, TTCTTTGGGATTTTGGAGGGCATGAACATATATTTGGAGCAAATCAAAGCCataacataaacaagtaaaaattaaCAATTTAAGATTAGTTATGTGTCCACTGTAAGGAGTGTGTTCTACTATGAGGAGTCTGTTATTTGTagcaataaaaattttgtttataaaaataatcttttgtaaaatgcagactcatttgaaattgttaaaaaatatatgtagaGAAAGTTCTTTTCGACAAAGAGTTAATGCTCCTACCCTACCCCTTGTTTTCCTAAGATACAAGCATACTTTCGGTGCTTCGAGGTATCGTCCCTACATACTTCAATTGTACATTAggttatatttttttattgacatgACATAAAGATAAAACAATCAAAACCCATATTTTGTGTGATCTactatttaaataaaaaatacacatTAAGTAGCAAAGGCCTCAAAATTGAGGTATGATGCCGCCGGTAGTGGCGGAGccataaaattttattaccTTAGTGGGTTTGGTGCCTATAGAGCAATGACGCAGTGAGCATCACATTTGACTGGACCCAGATCTAACCCCTTCCTAAATAAAAATGTTTCAAGAACTGGTGTTGGTTGGCGGGGGCAATGGCCCATACTAGCCCATAcatagctccgctactgcccgCGGGTGGGTGGGATTCAAAATTTAGATCTTGGGATTTGAGATACTCATCGATTTGATCAGTTTTTTTGTTACATTGTGTCAAGAACTTATGATACCTTTGTTTTTCAGTTTTACTTCTATTTAAACTTCGCAAAGTTTTTTTCGGGGAGAAGCAGAGGCAAGGGGTGGTTGGCGCCATGACAACCCCAACCTtccacaaaaaggaaaaagtatacaagtaattttaaaaaaaaatcatttagtctaatataaattttttgaaaatttatattttttacctttatcaaaattttgaaattataattcggTCTCCGTAATGAAAAACTGCCCCTACATCCTGATGCCAAATGTGACACCTAAGAACTTACCTTTTACTCAACTTCATGATAGCTTCAAGCTcacaaaaaatttcttctttGGTTAGCTGCCTTGAAATATTTGATGATACTCTTTAAGTGCCTGGTCAGAGGAGGTAGCATAAACtatttattatatttaattTGGTTTTCTAAAGATTAAGGCCTTTAACTGTTCTCATTCAAACTCATTTtcaattagatttttttttttaagaaaatgatcCAATTTTAAGCTGATGCCTACCATccagttaaaaatgaaaattgcatAATTTTCTTGGGTAACTTGGATGCTTTAACTTCAACAAGGGCTAGGAAAAGATTAATTTTGCATTGTTACTTCATAGTTGGTCCCGTCATGGAATAACAGATAACACATGTGCCTATACTGtaaatcatttgttatttcataataGTTTTCTTAATATGTTGTTGATATCTAAACAACTACATGGTAGGTATCAGAATGACTAAAATGATATTTCTTATTAAAATTATAAACTTGTGATCTTATTTCTGAATATCCATTGAGAGTGTTCATCATGACCAAAATTTCTTGAAATGAAGTTCCAAACTGAAAATAGTCCAAAAACCATAGAAGACATTTGTGTTCATGATTTAAACATACATAAAAAGTAGAAGCAAGtacctaaaattttcaaacgAGACAATATAGGTTGTTTACaagatattaaaaatatttttacatttgATAGCAACCTATACTTATGGAAAATTTTTACCACAAAAAcacttaaaaatatttttactgCGGTTTGGTATCGAATCCAACTCCGGAGGTGGTTCTcttaaatccagatccaaaagaTCCGAAGCGTTTAAATCCAAAACCAGTTTTAGTTTCGACTTTTACCGCCGTCCCCCGCCAATGCCCTCAATATATACCGCGCGATTTGGACCGTTAGATGTCAAAAACGTAGACGTCCGATATTTCTTGCGCTAAATTTTGCCGCCAAAAGTCTGAGCCGTCAGATCTTCGAACTTGGACGGACGAGATTGATGTCCATTTCACCATTTCAAATTTCCTCTTCCTTTTAGTTAACTCTGTGCTTAGGGTTTTGAGTAAAACCGGTGAAAGGAAATGGTTCTCAGAGTTTTACTTCTTAATCCTATTTCCTCCGAGGGAAGCGTGTCTGGGATCTTTGTTggatgatatttttatttcagaAGTGGATGAACCCGATTGATCGTCGGAAATGTTAACGTCCAATTTCCCCCTTTTCCGTTCGtggtttttctcttcctccAGTGAACCGCTGTTCTGCTCCCAAATATGCGATGTTCTTCTTCGAGTTCGCGTCCTCCGCCAGATTATTGGGTGCCCATTTCGATTTTTGCATTGCCAACTCGATTACTAGGGATTTCATGTAGAAATTTTGCGTGTCCAGCCAGATTTCTGGGGGATCGTCTGAGAACGTTTGAATCCCAGCCGCTAGGTTTCTACATTGAGCGCGCTGAAGTGGAATGGATTCGTCGCCTGTGATTGTCGATATTAGTTCCGACGACGGTAATGACGACGAGGATTCGCCGTTCAACTTGCTGCCAGATCTCTTTGACAACGCGGGTGAACTGAACGATGTCTTGATTGTCGATGAGTTGCCCCCTTGCTTGCCAAACAAGCGGAACCGGGACTGCTCGGCTGACGAGTTAATCTGTTATGCCGTCAATCCAAAGCGAAGCTGTCCTCCTCCGACGGAGAATGATCCCGACGACGATTGCCTGATACTTGACGGTGACCCTGACAAGCCGAACATGATTCCGGACAAGAATTGCGATAGCTCTAATGATTTGGTTGTTATCGGCGAGAAAGGACCGGTGAGTCTTTTTGGTAGTTCTTATTTCTTGATTGATTCTGGAGAGTTCGTTCTATGAGAAGTGAAGGATCAACactcttttgaaaaaatggaacgCCTACAGTTCGCTGCTTGCTTCCTTCTTTCTGTTTACGGTATAATTGGTATTGCTCCATGAGCTGCGGActgtattattttttttaggagCATTTGAATTTGTTGTGGCATGTTTAGGCGTCTACGTCTACATACGACGGATAGCAGGATAGTGGGCAGGGCTAAGCTTTCACTGTTGTCTGGAGATTGCAGGTGGTCCAGCATTAATTCCCGTCTTCAATTGCTGTCGAACTGAATCTGAACTTGATATGAACTGTGGACATGGAGATTATCTTAGACTTGTAtctgtttttgcttttctgtCTTTTCTGTCTGGTACTTGTGTAGAAGAGTGGCCTGTTATGACGTGATTGACTCAGTTCCATTCTCTACATTTGGTTGATAATTTTTGCTGAAGAATGTTGGCGAGATGCTCATGCTTTCGTGAGTAGTGTGGTCATCTATTGAGACATCATATAGGAAGTCGAATAAAAAAGCCTTAACCTGCTTTTGGTGTAAATGCTCCTGACAATTTTGTTGAAGGTGGtcgttttgaaaatgttttattCCATTTCCTTGTACATTGAAGGTGCTGAGCAttttctccctttccttcttcttgttttctgaCGTGTGTCCTGTTGTGATGGGAGTCTTTTCTGGATATTTTGTAAAATGTAATCAACTATATGTCTTAAACTTCTTAAATAGCCTTGGAAGTCTACATACAGGAGCTTCTTGCTGGTGCCTGGGTGCTCGGTTACATAGTTGGAAAGTCATGACCGTCTGTAGTCGCTTGGATGAACCTTTTTTGACTTCAGGAAAAACTTATTAGCCTATGTCTGCGGTACAGTGAGCAATGACCGGTTGGCATGCTAACCAATCAACGGAAAAGCCAGACAACTTGGAAATTGAAGCacataaacatattttttcctGACTGACAACATGAACATCCAATTTCTGATCTAAGATAAGTGTGCTAGGCATATGTATGGCACATAAAACAAGAACGAGCATGATGTATTCATGCTTCAAAATTGGAAGTTCTTTTTTACTATAGAATGTATGTAAAGTTCTCATAGATTATTAGTGTGCAATTCTGCAGATAGTTGTTGACATCATATAATTGGGCTACATTGAGCGTCCACAGTTATAGATTCCATGTTGGATTCCTGGGCAACAGTTTTGTGTAATCTGTATTGTCAATGATTGGTAATAATTGGAGGTGAACCATTATAGCAGAAATCAAATCTGTATTGTGTACAATTGGTAATAATAGGAGGTAAACCATTATGGCAGAAAAAGTTTGTACAGGGAGAGGAAGAAGCGGAAAAAATTAGAAGGGAAAGATTATTTGATTTGTTGATAAGCAAAAGGAAATAACCAAAGTTTCATCATTGGATGGGAGATGGAAATTCATGTAAAATTGCAATCCCCACCACTTAACATGGCACCTATGTGCACtcattgactttttttttttttactgaaagaACTAGAGATAACGATCAAGAGTTTGGGCTAGGTGGACACATGCTCCATGAAATGgttcatgcatttttttggtttgtgcAACAAGATCAAGTTGGTTGGGACTCTTCTTATTCTATTTCTATTAGAGGAGCCCCCTTTGCTGTTCAGTTTGAATAAGCTACACTCGTCTTATGAACCTGACGTAGGGGCACCTCAGTTCCCTATTCAACTCATACATTACTCATTGGTTTTGAGTTCATGAGCACGGTCTAGAGAAATCAACAACGTGCTTGAATGGTCATGAAATACATTGTGGTGACTCAACATTCTCTGTTCTTATTGTTTATGAACCTATATGATGTTTGATCTGCTTGTGCCTATTGACAAGTAATTAAAAGCAAGCGGTCAGAAAAATGATGAGGATGTCCATTATTAATTGTGATAAGAGGACTTATACAATGTCGCACCACAGGGAACATATCATTTTGTAGCTCCCATTAAGGGATAACACATGATCTATGTCGAGAAAACATTTCCTGTTTTCTCTTATTATTCTTTATCCCTTTACCAACATACCAGAACCTATTTCAGTTTCGGTGTATGAACCAAAAGGATTTTGATGTGCTGCGGCAATGTGAACATGtatattataatttataacatatttttattattttaatcattttgatAACAATCCAGTAGGAATATGTTTTATGTATTTAGTTAGAAAAGATGGTTATATTGATTAAATTGTCTTTTTATTTGAGTTATAAGAATATGCAGAGTTTGCATGAAAGATTATACTATAGCCATGTTCTtgtgatgaaaatgaaattttggttATTGGACAGTTTTTTAGTACCtctgaaacaaaacaaatttttgaaatatctcAAAAATTCTGATGCAATTGTCTTACTATCAGATGAAGCACTAATTTCtatttcatgtgcatgcataaattgttAGTTAtgcagttgttttttttttcttaaaaatgattATTCTCTAGATTCTGCCTCATATTTCAATGGTAAATTTTTTGTGTTCATATAGGTAGCCTGCAGAGACTTTCCCCATTCACGTCATTTATGTGTCAAGTTTCCTTTCAAAGCAACTCCACATCAGAAATTCTGTGACTTGGTATGATCTTTTGCAGCAACCTGCTTCTTATCACATAATTTATCTGCACTGTATCTGGTAAGATTGTGGTTTTCTAATTTGCACCTTTTCAACAGTGCCACTGTTATGTCTGTGACTTACCAGCTCCATGTGCTTTCTGGGGGAGTGGTGGCTCTCCTACTGATCATTGCCACTCTTCTGATCGTGAAGAGAAATGGAAGGCTCAAAGGAAAAACTTCAAATTAGGATTCTCACCTGCAGCGTCACTTCTGCCTACAAAAGCAACCTTTTCCATGACTTCAACTGCATGTGATCCTGGAACCCCATTGTCTCTATCTCATGGCATGACCTTGAATTCAATTCCATTGCAATCCTCTGTCTCCAGATCAAGCCGACACATCTCTCGCGACTGTAGCAATGCGGTAGGTTCCCTACCGGGCATCATAAGGCACAGACGCAATATGCAGTCAACTTTCAGCCATAACATGGATGGCTTTCCCAGGTTAGGCCAGCAAAGAAATCGTCCTTCCCAGAATGTTCCACGCATTTCACGCTGCAAGATTGTAGATTACTTTCCTTGCCAATGTGCACCTGTTGTTACTCAAGCTTCTACAACAAGCAGTCAGGTTATGAATTGTTCACATAGTCATCAACGGGCTCTGACAGCCACATCCATGTCACACATACAACGCTGCCCAAAACTGGGGCCAACGGATAATTTCCATCTTGCTAGGGTGGAGGAATTTCTTTTAGGTGACGACTCAGAGTTGATTACCTCACAGAATCTCTATTCAGACGGCAGCAGTGAACATCCATGTACTTCATCCATCACATCTAATCCAACATATACATGCCCATTGCCAGCGTCCACAGCGTCAAATTTCAATTATGTTGCTTCTACTGAATCTCAATCCGATGTATATGTCTCCAACACAGAGGTTACTGTTGCTGATGTTGCAGAATTACCAGCTTTGAGCTTTGATTGGGTAGATGGTACGTTATCAGCACCTTTGTCTGTGGATCCTGAGCTTCCATTGGCAGATCCTGTCGATCCAGAGATTGTTGTGTCCGAAGCTTTGTGCCTCACTGTCACATCAGGTGACTGTAACTTGAAGTCTCCAGGAGAACCTTGGCTATTTCAATTGCAGCTAGCTGACAGGGATCCATTGATCCCAGAACTGAGTACTGTCCTGCCTCCATCACCATTTGGCCAATCTGTTATTGGGATAGATGGAGAGAGAAATGGTGATTGATCTACTTATTTTTGATTCCTGGAAACTCATGGTTCTTCAGAGCTGTTGTAATCAGGTAATGTTCTCTCTTAGTCCTTTTGCTTCTTCAGCTTCTGAATCTCTGTTGGTCTTGCTACGATACTCGCTGTTTCCAGCTTCTGTACATATCTTGGCTGGTGGGAGTCCTCTCACTAAGATCTCTCTAGGAGCACGTCACGGAATTTTCTATGTATATAGTGAGCAGTCACAAAATCTGGTGTGGCGCCAAAGGCTGATTGTTCATCCTTACGTGAGACTAGGGTTTTAGCAGCTACCATCATAAATTGTACAGACTTTGCAAATGACATCTGAGACTTGGTCTGGTGTGGTGCCAAAGACTGATTGTTCATCCTTACGTGAGACTAGGATTTTGTTAGTTGCCATCATAAATTGTACAGACTTTGCAAGTGGCATCTAAGATTTGAACTGCAATTGCTAAAAATTTGTAAGATTTCTTCGCTATAAACATGGCCAACTTTGAGAAATAATTTGATCGTGCTGCATTACCGCAATTTATGTATATACTCTGGATTTGTTCGGCCGGCGTTTAATACACCTTATCTCTATGGTAGACATTGTGATTTTACAGATTCCAGTTCCCGTTGTGTCCATCACCGGTGAATTCCCTAATCCAATGCTCTAGAAGAAGCAATAGGAAAAAACCATTTGGAAATGAAGAATGTTTATTCTCCTTAATGTTGTAAATAACGATTGATGACTTTTGCGTCAACATCATTGTCCTTTGTGTTTTTCAATCTATTATGAAAACGAAGAACAGTTCCTTCCTGTATTTGCTCTTGAAGTAATGACCTAATTTTGTAGCTCGTTTCCTGCGTTTATTTCCGTGTGGCTTAGTatgaaaaattgtgaaaatgcaTTCGAAACTTTATCCAGTGGTATGGCAGAATCTGGGTATCTGGTTGCACTTGCAATATGTAACCCTGTTTGGATGACGCTTAATGTTGACGCCAAAACCAAGCTTCTGATCACGGTGTTCCAGTTTTCTGCAAGCAAAGCATGAAAAGTTTTCTGCAAGGGAGGCCCATACGTTTTTTATTTTGCCAATAAACAGAAATTATTAACATTTTACTACTAAATAAATGTAATCCTTTTCCATAAAATGCaagtaaaactacaaaataTTCACATACAAAAATGTGATTGCTCACATGTAGAGCACATCCAGTAGTATTTGCCGTGGGAAGCTGGGAGCAAGCTTGCCAGTGGAGAGTTGCAATGTTTCTCAGGGTATAAGAAATTAAAAGGTCATATGCAAAATTGTTTTATCAATGAAAATGATACAAGCTCAATTTTGTTAAAAGTACAGACTATGTAAGCTGCGAAATATGGTTAGAAATCAAAATAGTAAACATGCATTTGTTTCGCAAGAACAAATGTTTTTAGATTGTTTTGCCAATCAAAACAACAGAAAGGACATTTGGAATGCTTCCAAGTAAGGAATGAAACCGAAAAACTTTATAGATAACATCAAACCACAAGAAAGTTAGGGAAATACATATTTGCAagcaatgaaaatgaacaacatAATTTCCGTAGCAAATAATTCTTTTCCACATGTGAAGGGAATAATTAAGGTTGTAAAAAAGATGAAACGTGCTTCGGCTATTATTGGCTGGCAACAGTCAACCGGCCAGTTAAGCTCTTGATAAATAAAGAAACTCACCTCTGTCAAGCACAACCCCTCCTCCTGTTATCAACGAAACACAGTTGCAACAGACCAATATCTGCAATTTAAATTCCAAGCACAGCAAAGTTTCAGCTCATTGGCCtcaaaaggcatacagagaaATTCTCTAAAGTCGGAAGGTGGTGTCGACAAATTGTTACACCGTTGGAAAGGGAAGTCCGATTATAAGTTGGAACAGCTCAAGAGAAGCTCTCATTAGATCTCACCACAGAAGCTTCCTCCACTTGATTTACGGAACTCTGCAAACTTTTTGAAATGGAGAAGATTAATGCTTCTGCTGGTGCATGTGATGCGCCACTTGGCATAATTTGATAAGAGTGCCTTAGCTTCAGCTTGCCCAGCATAGAAAGAAGGCGGAAAATCATCCAGAGAGTAGTTTTTCCGGTTGCTTTCACCGGAGAAGATGAAAGCGTCTCCGGCCATCCAAATGGTACCCGAGCCGTTTCACCTCCTCGAGATCACCATCATCTCCGCGCAGGACCTGTACCCAGCGAACCGATCGATGTCCACCTACGCGGTGGCGTGGGTCCAGCCGGACCGGAAACTCTGCACCCGGGTCGACTCGGGAAGCCACACCAACCCGCAGTGGAACGACAAGTTCATATTCCGAGTCGAAGAGTGGTTTCTCCGGA contains:
- the LOC116266286 gene encoding RPM1 interacting protein 13 encodes the protein MDSSPVIVDISSDDGNDDEDSPFNLLPDLFDNAGELNDVLIVDELPPCLPNKRNRDCSADELICYAVNPKRSCPPPTENDPDDDCLILDGDPDKPNMIPDKNCDSSNDLVVIGEKGPVACRDFPHSRHLCVKFPFKATPHQKFCDLCHCYVCDLPAPCAFWGSGGSPTDHCHSSDREEKWKAQRKNFKLGFSPAASLLPTKATFSMTSTACDPGTPLSLSHGMTLNSIPLQSSVSRSSRHISRDCSNAVGSLPGIIRHRRNMQSTFSHNMDGFPRLGQQRNRPSQNVPRISRCKIVDYFPCQCAPVVTQASTTSSQVMNCSHSHQRALTATSMSHIQRCPKLGPTDNFHLARVEEFLLGDDSELITSQNLYSDGSSEHPCTSSITSNPTYTCPLPASTASNFNYVASTESQSDVYVSNTEVTVADVAELPALSFDWVDGTLSAPLSVDPELPLADPVDPEIVVSEALCLTVTSGDCNLKSPGEPWLFQLQLADRDPLIPELSTVLPPSPFGQSVIGIDGERNGD